A genomic stretch from Arthrobacter sp. KBS0702 includes:
- a CDS encoding glycosyltransferase family 2 protein: MSQIPGLPSVSVVICSYAEERWDLLIGALDSLRTQTHSPQQTIVVVDYNVELYKRLIFTVPDVVIVENTGPKGLSGARNTGAGVANAEIVAFLDDDAEAAPDWIERLAAMYDDDDVLAVGGSVQPVWDAGRPRYFAQELDWIVGCTYHGLPKVAAEVRNVIGANMSFRADVLNRVGGFNPDLGRQDAQPLGCEETELCIRAVIGAPGSRVVYEPAAVVHHHVPRQRGTLKYMLSRSWSEGISKARVSRLVGHKRALGPERRYVRQVLPRAVFAGIRDAVRGNDLAGLGRSAMVMAVLATTALGYVRGRRLPPAPAPQETSQPAPDDLWREVQ, from the coding sequence ATGTCCCAGATTCCGGGGTTGCCCAGCGTGTCCGTCGTTATTTGCTCCTACGCGGAAGAGCGCTGGGACCTGCTCATCGGTGCCCTCGATTCGCTCCGGACCCAGACACACAGCCCGCAGCAGACCATCGTCGTCGTCGACTACAACGTGGAACTTTACAAGCGGCTCATCTTCACCGTTCCCGACGTCGTGATTGTGGAGAACACCGGCCCCAAGGGCCTGTCCGGAGCCCGGAACACCGGGGCTGGCGTCGCCAACGCCGAGATCGTCGCGTTCCTGGACGACGACGCCGAGGCGGCCCCGGACTGGATTGAACGGCTCGCGGCGATGTACGACGACGACGATGTGCTCGCCGTCGGCGGCAGCGTGCAGCCTGTCTGGGACGCCGGCCGGCCGCGCTACTTCGCCCAGGAACTCGACTGGATCGTCGGCTGCACCTACCACGGACTGCCCAAAGTCGCCGCCGAAGTGCGCAACGTGATCGGGGCAAACATGTCTTTCCGGGCCGACGTGCTGAACCGGGTGGGAGGGTTCAATCCGGACCTCGGCCGGCAGGACGCGCAACCCCTCGGCTGCGAAGAGACGGAGCTGTGCATCCGGGCGGTCATCGGAGCCCCCGGCTCGCGGGTGGTCTACGAGCCCGCCGCCGTTGTGCACCACCACGTTCCCAGGCAGCGCGGCACGCTGAAGTACATGCTCTCGCGGTCCTGGTCCGAGGGGATCTCCAAGGCCCGGGTCAGCCGGCTCGTCGGGCACAAGCGAGCGCTCGGCCCGGAACGGCGCTACGTCAGGCAGGTCCTGCCACGCGCGGTGTTTGCCGGAATTCGCGACGCGGTGCGTGGCAATGACCTCGCCGGACTCGGCCGCTCCGCCATGGTGATGGCTGTGCTCGCCACGACCGCCCTCGGGTACGTGCGCGGGCGCCGGCTGCCTCCCGCGCCCGCACCGCAAGAAACCAGCCAGCCAGCACCCGACGATCTGTGGAGGGAAGTTCAGTGA
- a CDS encoding glycosyltransferase — MRYGPVGDLEVSVIIPARNAAAWLGECLESVRAQNPREIIVVDGCSLDDTASIARSFGARVLSDEGRGLPAARMLGVQNAGCEVVALIDADVVLPPGTLKRLLREFDDGAYDGLQFGLASESDGPGYWGAALAWHHNHSRVRSWFGVSATLMRREVLLSVGFDDNFRSGEDIELRIRLENGGYKLGVSPTTVVRHRFADTFDCARDQWLQDGAGMARTIRKHPGRAGWLAVLPLLASVRGVGLSLVHAPRFLPYWVGFLLYNYRAMFGEILRPQSRPLSVGGNAAWLAAARIAPMVTGFLFWALAALLLPPEQIGLGSAVVSAALLTVQLGMLGVGPATLTLLPSEPDGGRRLTATSLLTVGVSALVVGGVLAVVTYALGSGVGEAWKNPLVTVIFLATALFASAAYQLDHIGVAQERADRALVRSLLQSLVQLGVLGLAFAAGIRDLSVVVGAVGAGALVSVLSGLRQLRRARLEPDWRHGLRPRSAVGLLRPGLPNHALMLADRAPGYLLPLIVAATLGPASTAAWYIVWMMASAVFFVPQSAGFSLQTALAGTRSKPGLVASAIRASLLLTLAAGLILLLLGPYLLQFLGPHYASAWVLLPVLVPALLLSCVTQVYYGLCRARGRLLESTFVAVLTAALVVVPAAAVAQQYGLTGVSVLWSAAQAAAALIAVWRLITLTRVKPAAPDPVSSAAFNEPTGIEKS; from the coding sequence GTGAGGTACGGGCCGGTGGGGGATCTTGAGGTGTCCGTGATCATTCCGGCGCGGAACGCCGCGGCCTGGCTGGGCGAGTGCCTGGAGTCGGTCCGCGCCCAGAACCCGCGCGAGATCATCGTGGTCGACGGCTGTTCACTCGACGACACTGCCAGCATTGCGCGGTCTTTCGGGGCCCGCGTCCTCTCCGACGAGGGCCGCGGCCTGCCGGCCGCGAGGATGCTGGGCGTCCAGAATGCCGGCTGCGAGGTCGTGGCGCTGATTGACGCCGACGTCGTGCTGCCCCCGGGCACCCTCAAGCGGCTGCTGCGCGAGTTCGACGACGGCGCCTACGACGGCCTGCAGTTCGGCCTGGCCAGCGAGTCCGACGGCCCCGGCTACTGGGGCGCCGCCCTGGCATGGCACCACAACCACAGCCGGGTCCGCTCGTGGTTCGGTGTCAGCGCCACGCTGATGCGCCGCGAGGTGCTGCTGTCCGTTGGTTTCGATGACAACTTCCGTTCCGGTGAGGACATCGAACTGCGGATCCGGCTCGAGAACGGCGGCTACAAGCTCGGCGTCTCCCCCACCACCGTCGTCCGGCACCGCTTCGCCGACACGTTCGACTGCGCCCGCGACCAGTGGCTCCAGGACGGCGCCGGTATGGCCCGGACCATCCGGAAGCACCCGGGCCGGGCCGGCTGGCTGGCCGTGTTGCCGCTGCTGGCATCCGTGCGCGGGGTGGGCCTGTCCCTGGTCCACGCCCCCCGCTTCCTGCCCTACTGGGTCGGCTTCCTGCTCTACAACTACCGAGCGATGTTTGGCGAGATCCTCCGCCCCCAGTCGCGCCCGCTCTCCGTCGGTGGCAACGCGGCCTGGCTCGCGGCGGCGCGGATCGCGCCCATGGTGACGGGCTTCCTGTTCTGGGCGCTTGCCGCACTGCTGCTGCCGCCGGAACAAATCGGGCTCGGGTCAGCGGTGGTCTCCGCCGCCCTCCTCACCGTCCAACTCGGCATGCTCGGCGTCGGACCGGCAACCCTGACGCTCCTGCCCAGCGAGCCCGACGGCGGCCGCCGGCTGACCGCGACGAGCCTGCTGACCGTCGGGGTTTCCGCACTGGTGGTGGGCGGGGTGCTCGCGGTGGTCACCTACGCGCTGGGTTCGGGCGTCGGTGAGGCGTGGAAGAACCCGCTCGTGACGGTCATCTTCCTCGCGACGGCACTTTTCGCCAGCGCGGCCTACCAGCTGGACCACATCGGCGTCGCCCAGGAGCGGGCAGACCGTGCACTGGTGCGGAGCCTGCTGCAAAGCCTGGTGCAGCTGGGAGTCCTCGGCCTGGCCTTCGCCGCTGGGATCCGCGACCTGTCCGTCGTGGTGGGCGCCGTGGGCGCGGGGGCTCTGGTCAGCGTCCTTTCGGGGTTGCGTCAGCTTCGCCGGGCGCGCCTTGAACCGGATTGGCGGCACGGCCTGCGCCCCCGGTCGGCCGTCGGCCTGCTCAGGCCGGGCCTGCCCAACCACGCCCTTATGCTGGCGGACCGGGCCCCGGGCTACCTCCTGCCCTTGATCGTCGCCGCCACCCTCGGCCCGGCGTCGACCGCCGCCTGGTACATCGTGTGGATGATGGCCTCCGCGGTCTTCTTCGTCCCGCAGTCGGCAGGGTTCTCGCTTCAGACTGCCCTGGCCGGAACGCGGTCCAAACCAGGGCTGGTTGCCTCCGCTATCCGCGCAAGCCTGCTGCTCACCCTCGCGGCCGGGCTGATCCTGCTGCTGTTGGGGCCCTATCTCCTGCAGTTCCTCGGTCCGCACTACGCCTCCGCCTGGGTCCTGTTGCCGGTCCTCGTACCGGCCCTGCTGCTCAGTTGCGTGACCCAGGTCTATTACGGCCTGTGCCGCGCCCGGGGGCGCCTGTTGGAATCGACATTCGTCGCGGTCCTGACGGCCGCGCTGGTGGTCGTCCCGGCCGCCGCCGTTGCCCAGCAATATGGCCTTACCGGCGTGTCCGTGCTCTGGTCCGCCGCCCAGGCGGCCGCGGCACTCATCGCCGTCTGGCGTCTGATCACTCTGACCCGAGTGAAGCCCGCTGCACCTGACCCGGTCTCTTCAGCGGCATTCAACGAGCCCACTGGAATCGAGAAATCATGA
- a CDS encoding glycosyltransferase family 2 protein has product MVPASVSVVIPTLNEAMNLPWVLRRMPSYVDEVVIVDGRSLDNTVEVAKALRLDIVVVDETRAGKGAAVRAGFAAASGDIIVMLDGDGSMDPQEIGWLVAPLQHEYDFVKGSRYVTGGGSDDITLLRTTGNRMLTALANLVLGSDFSDLCYGYIALRRECVEVLELQSDGFEIETELIVRASRAGLRIAEVPSRELARISGNSNLHTFRDGWRVLRTLARERISWEAPTAGARPEALRRVKYKYPNKAFPHIPTDPRSVLGVAVGE; this is encoded by the coding sequence ATGGTTCCAGCTTCCGTCAGCGTGGTCATCCCCACCCTGAACGAAGCCATGAACCTGCCCTGGGTCCTCCGCCGCATGCCGTCCTATGTGGACGAAGTCGTGATCGTTGACGGGCGGTCGCTGGACAACACGGTCGAAGTGGCCAAGGCGCTGCGCCTCGATATCGTGGTGGTCGACGAGACGAGGGCGGGCAAGGGTGCCGCGGTCCGCGCCGGCTTCGCTGCCGCCTCGGGCGACATCATCGTCATGCTGGACGGGGATGGCAGCATGGACCCCCAGGAAATCGGCTGGCTGGTCGCCCCGCTGCAGCATGAGTACGACTTCGTCAAGGGATCCCGCTACGTCACCGGCGGCGGCTCCGACGACATCACCCTGCTGCGGACCACCGGCAACCGGATGCTGACAGCGCTGGCCAACCTCGTGCTCGGCAGCGACTTCTCCGACCTCTGCTACGGGTACATCGCCTTGCGCCGGGAATGCGTCGAAGTGCTTGAGCTCCAGTCGGACGGATTCGAAATCGAAACCGAGCTGATTGTGCGTGCCTCCCGGGCCGGGCTGCGGATCGCCGAAGTGCCCAGCCGCGAACTCGCCCGGATCTCCGGGAACTCGAACCTCCACACTTTCCGGGACGGGTGGCGGGTCCTGCGCACCCTGGCCCGGGAACGCATCAGCTGGGAGGCACCCACAGCCGGCGCCCGGCCCGAGGCCCTGCGGCGGGTCAAATACAAGTATCCGAACAAGGCATTCCCGCACATTCCCACGGATCCGCGGAGCGTCCTCGGCGTAGCGGTAGGGGAATAA